A region from the Desulfomarina profundi genome encodes:
- a CDS encoding nickel-dependent hydrogenase large subunit translates to MAQRITIDPITRIEGHLRVDVEVDGGQITKAWSSGQMYRGLENILKGRDPRDAWLFTQRICGVCTTVHALASVRAVENALGLEIPLNAQLVRNMVQAIHCLHDHIVHFYALSALDWVDVVSALDADPVATAKLADSLSDWHGNSPKRFAAVKDKVKALVASGQLGPFANAYWGHSAMKLPPEANLMAVSHYLEALDYQRKATQALGIIGGKNPHIQNLSVGGVTTNLNPENQTAVTMERLYYIKQLITEVRDFVKMVYVTDVVAVGALYKDWLPYGAGVTNYLAAPDMFLDARGTKADLPGGTIFGGDLGSVKPIVGLADPYFKENVEESIARAWYDGDWSKHPWESTTDPKFTDFEDEGRYSWLKAPRFQGKPMQVGPLAQMVVGYAQGHELTVKSVNAVLGRISAVAGVKVGPEILHSTIGRHAARAVRAGMMADLALKHWDLLINNISSGDYEIFNPPTFPKGEQRGVGVHEAPRGILSHWIVIQDGKIKNYQCVVPSTWNAGPRDAEGQLGPYEASLMGNPIADPERPLEVLRTIHSFDPCIACAVHMLDPEGREVMKVKAL, encoded by the coding sequence ATGGCTCAGCGAATAACCATTGATCCGATCACCCGGATTGAAGGTCACCTAAGAGTAGATGTTGAGGTAGATGGAGGCCAAATCACAAAGGCCTGGTCATCTGGGCAGATGTACCGCGGACTTGAAAATATCCTCAAAGGCAGGGACCCGAGAGACGCATGGCTCTTCACCCAGAGGATCTGTGGTGTTTGCACCACTGTTCATGCCCTGGCCTCGGTTCGCGCGGTTGAAAACGCATTGGGGCTCGAGATCCCCCTGAATGCCCAGCTGGTTCGAAACATGGTTCAGGCAATCCATTGCCTGCACGATCATATTGTTCATTTCTATGCCCTCTCCGCCTTGGACTGGGTTGATGTTGTTTCCGCTCTGGATGCGGATCCTGTCGCCACCGCAAAACTGGCCGACAGTCTTTCCGACTGGCACGGCAACAGCCCGAAGCGGTTTGCAGCGGTGAAAGACAAAGTGAAAGCGCTTGTGGCAAGTGGCCAGCTCGGACCCTTTGCCAACGCCTATTGGGGACATTCCGCCATGAAGTTACCGCCCGAAGCTAATCTCATGGCAGTATCCCACTACTTGGAAGCCCTTGATTACCAGAGAAAAGCGACCCAGGCCCTGGGTATTATCGGTGGTAAGAACCCGCATATCCAGAATCTTTCAGTTGGTGGTGTCACCACCAACCTCAATCCCGAAAACCAGACCGCCGTCACCATGGAACGCCTCTATTACATCAAGCAATTGATTACCGAGGTTCGTGACTTTGTGAAAATGGTCTATGTCACTGATGTCGTCGCTGTCGGCGCCCTTTACAAAGACTGGCTCCCGTATGGTGCCGGGGTAACCAATTATCTGGCCGCACCCGACATGTTCCTGGATGCCAGGGGTACCAAAGCTGATCTTCCCGGCGGTACAATATTCGGTGGAGATCTCGGCTCTGTCAAGCCGATTGTCGGTCTGGCTGACCCATACTTTAAAGAGAACGTGGAAGAATCCATCGCCCGCGCCTGGTACGACGGAGACTGGTCCAAGCATCCATGGGAATCCACCACCGATCCTAAATTCACTGATTTTGAGGATGAGGGCCGTTACAGCTGGCTCAAGGCTCCCCGCTTCCAGGGCAAACCGATGCAGGTCGGCCCCCTCGCTCAGATGGTTGTCGGATACGCCCAAGGTCATGAACTGACCGTGAAAAGTGTCAATGCAGTCCTTGGACGCATCAGTGCAGTTGCTGGAGTCAAGGTTGGCCCTGAGATTCTCCATTCCACCATTGGTCGCCACGCCGCCCGTGCAGTACGTGCCGGAATGATGGCTGATCTCGCCCTCAAGCACTGGGATCTGCTGATCAACAATATCTCTTCCGGTGATTACGAGATTTTCAACCCGCCCACCTTCCCCAAAGGGGAACAGCGAGGTGTCGGTGTCCACGAGGCACCCCGTGGAATCCTCTCCCACTGGATCGTTATCCAGGACGGCAAGATCAAGAATTACCAGTGTGTTGTACCGTCAACCTGGAATGCTGGCCCGCGTGATGCCGAAGGTCAGCTGGGACCGTACGAAGCATCTCTCATGGGAAATCCGATTGCCGACCCGGAAAGACCGCTGGAGGTTCTCCGTACCATCCATTCTTTTGATCCATGCATTGCCTGTGCAGTCCACATGCTGGACCCGGAAGGCAGGGAAGTTATGAAAGTGAAAGCTCTGTAG
- a CDS encoding polya polymerase, translating to MGTPSKKHTFNRQFPGTGEATIIPGDKHPITPEMIDRDALFILKKLNSAGFAGYLVGGGVRDLYLGKKPKDFDISTDARPGQLRKLFPNSSTIGRRFRLVQVFFRGGKIIEVSTLRSLSEHDLDGPEQVLAPNNTFGTLGEDAQRRDLTINSLFYEIEHNTIIDYVNGVNDLRNSIVRMVGIPEKRIIRDPVRTMRAIRHSARNGFTIEKETWKAICSSSDKLALCPPSRLRDEILKDIYSGAACPWYELAVESGVFLTLFPFYRPLFNDRTNAKQVKKQLFRIFEAIDRTNNLATENSIHRQPDFFFFSLILIPWAESQFQLFSTFRKGSQLFQVSKKIRAELDRTIGIDLNLRRSLRQEIVNLLTNLSSLIHHRKNDNWPNWLKKKSYFQRCALFYHFYLEITENRPVQLHQLQFHETNLRRKKTVQPKQIRTTKIKPAFSPHTRGGIFGFKK from the coding sequence ATGGGCACTCCCAGCAAAAAACATACATTCAACCGACAGTTTCCAGGAACCGGAGAAGCAACGATCATCCCCGGTGATAAACATCCGATCACTCCTGAAATGATTGATCGGGATGCTCTGTTTATTCTTAAAAAACTGAACAGTGCCGGTTTTGCAGGGTATCTCGTGGGTGGTGGAGTGCGGGACCTGTATCTTGGCAAGAAACCCAAGGATTTCGATATCAGCACAGATGCGCGTCCCGGTCAATTGCGAAAACTTTTTCCCAACAGCAGCACCATTGGCCGTCGCTTTCGCCTCGTCCAGGTTTTTTTCCGGGGCGGCAAGATTATTGAAGTTTCGACCCTCAGATCACTCAGTGAGCATGATCTCGATGGCCCGGAGCAGGTTCTCGCTCCCAACAACACTTTCGGAACCCTGGGTGAAGATGCCCAGAGACGCGACCTCACAATCAACTCTCTCTTCTACGAAATAGAACACAATACCATCATTGATTATGTCAATGGTGTAAATGACCTGCGCAATTCCATTGTCCGCATGGTCGGCATCCCGGAAAAACGTATCATCCGAGATCCCGTCAGAACCATGCGGGCAATCCGCCACAGTGCCAGAAATGGTTTTACCATTGAAAAGGAAACGTGGAAGGCAATCTGTTCGTCCAGCGACAAACTCGCCCTCTGTCCTCCATCCCGTCTGCGCGATGAAATCCTAAAAGATATTTACAGTGGAGCAGCCTGTCCATGGTACGAGCTTGCTGTTGAATCCGGGGTTTTTCTGACTCTTTTTCCATTTTATCGCCCTCTTTTTAACGACAGAACCAACGCGAAGCAGGTGAAGAAACAGCTCTTCCGAATTTTCGAAGCCATCGACAGGACCAACAATCTTGCCACAGAAAATTCCATTCACCGGCAGCCTGATTTCTTTTTCTTTTCTCTGATCCTTATTCCATGGGCTGAATCACAGTTTCAACTGTTCTCTACATTCAGAAAGGGATCACAACTCTTTCAGGTATCAAAAAAAATAAGAGCCGAACTCGACCGGACGATCGGCATTGACCTGAATCTTCGCCGATCTCTTCGCCAGGAAATTGTCAACCTGCTGACTAATCTCTCATCTCTTATTCATCACAGAAAAAACGACAACTGGCCAAACTGGTTAAAAAAGAAGAGTTATTTCCAAAGGTGCGCCCTTTTTTATCACTTTTACCTGGAAATTACAGAGAATCGGCCTGTGCAACTCCACCAACTGCAATTTCACGAAACAAACCTGCGCAGAAAAAAAACTGTACAACCAAAACAAATCCGTACAACCAAAATCAAACCTGCTTTTTCCCCTCACACCCGTGGTGGTATTTTCGGTTTTAAAAAATAA
- the hypE gene encoding hydrogenase expression/formation protein HypE, translating into MSEKTILLDHGSGGLASQKLISDLFLKHLDNPILRSLEDSAILENQPGRLAFTTDSYVVDPIFFPGGDIGKLAVHGTINDLAMRGAKPLCLSLGLILEEGFSLNDLELIIVSISKACNEADVPVVTGDTKVVPRGKGDKIFINTSGIGFVATDISISSQHAKEGDKVILSGTMGDHGITIMTRQAGISVQGNLQSDTMPLHRLVEKLLKELPRDVHTLRDPTRGGVASTLNEIAENSGLCIELSDEALPVRPEVAAACELLGLEPLYLANEGKCLAIVSPEKAEQALEIMHGTPEGADAVIIGTLTATGSSRVIINTPVGGTRVVSPLHGEPLPRIC; encoded by the coding sequence ATGTCAGAAAAAACAATCCTTCTCGACCACGGAAGCGGCGGACTCGCCAGCCAGAAACTCATCAGCGACCTTTTCCTCAAACACCTGGATAACCCGATTCTGCGAAGTCTTGAAGACAGTGCGATCCTTGAGAATCAGCCCGGCAGGCTTGCCTTTACAACTGACAGTTACGTGGTTGATCCCATTTTTTTCCCGGGAGGAGACATCGGCAAACTGGCAGTCCACGGTACTATCAACGATCTGGCAATGCGGGGAGCCAAACCACTCTGCCTCAGCCTGGGTCTTATCCTTGAAGAGGGTTTTTCCCTGAATGATCTGGAATTGATCATCGTCTCAATCAGCAAAGCGTGTAATGAGGCCGACGTCCCCGTTGTGACCGGAGACACAAAGGTCGTGCCCAGGGGCAAAGGGGACAAGATATTCATAAACACTTCCGGTATCGGCTTTGTTGCCACCGATATCTCAATTTCTTCACAACATGCAAAAGAAGGTGACAAGGTAATCCTTTCCGGTACCATGGGAGATCACGGCATCACCATTATGACCCGCCAGGCCGGAATTTCCGTACAGGGCAACCTGCAGAGTGATACCATGCCCCTTCACCGGCTGGTGGAAAAGCTGCTGAAAGAACTCCCCCGTGACGTACATACTCTGCGGGACCCGACCCGTGGAGGAGTGGCTTCAACCCTCAACGAGATTGCCGAAAACAGCGGTCTCTGTATTGAATTGAGCGATGAAGCCCTGCCTGTACGCCCGGAAGTGGCTGCAGCCTGTGAACTCCTGGGACTGGAACCGCTTTACCTGGCAAATGAAGGGAAATGTCTGGCCATCGTCAGCCCTGAAAAAGCTGAGCAGGCACTTGAAATAATGCATGGAACTCCGGAAGGGGCTGATGCTGTCATCATAGGGACACTGACTGCAACAGGCAGCAGCCGTGTCATTATCAATACTCCGGTGGGTGGCACGAGGGTAGTGAGCCCGCTTCACGGTGAACCTTTGCCCAGAATCTGCTGA
- the hypF gene encoding carbamoyltransferase HypF, whose protein sequence is MSNSSTRHKQKGVEILVRGTVQGVGFRPFVYNLATRLSLTGTVSNTERGVTINIIGEDADIKEFLHTLSHNPPPLSTITDISEQPCSPDPIPGTFTITTSLSGGEATTSIPPDVALCRDCLAELNDSRDRRHNYPFINCTNCGPRFSIIETIPYDRPKTSMKSFPMCTPCKNEYHDPADRRFHAQPNACHSCGPGISWHDRDGNSIATDNILNTAARALAADRVVALRGLGGFHLVVNGYSTRAVDILRQRKKRPDKPLAIMVSDIRVLSDFCYCSESEKKLLLSPAHPVVLLRKKNNGKLAENLAPGIGEIGVMLPYTPLHHLLFNAESCPPVLVMTSGNESGTPICTANRDALHRLSSIADYFLLHNRDIVTRVDDSVAKIIGGRQMIFRRARGYVPEPLHIPWQLPKILACGGGLKSTFCLGRNHTCYLSQHIGDLHNLESYEFFLESIDHFKRLFQLEPEAVACDLHPDYMSSLHAEKLKLPLYRIQHHHAHAVAVMGEHGLSSPVLAIVMDGTGYGPDGTIWGGEILQVELTSYRRLGHLGRLHLPGGDRAATEPWRMGLSALFNTYGEKGLTCENLPAPLKHINDASLETLRTMMCKNINSPLTSSCGRLFDAIASILGITQYISYEGQAAMELEALAEKALTSPIKKLFPPNMHNFISPFLYEKEGKWEICSTEFVKMLITGLAGGKSRADLALQFHLELVKALAGLTRILSSKTGIRQVVLAGGCMQNSLLFEGLSSALHSSGLETYTGEKLPVNDGAISFGQIITGGLQHVSSHTHEGHQG, encoded by the coding sequence GTGTCAAATTCAAGCACAAGGCATAAACAGAAAGGGGTCGAAATCCTGGTCCGGGGCACTGTCCAGGGCGTAGGGTTTCGCCCCTTTGTCTATAATCTTGCGACCCGTCTCTCCCTTACAGGTACGGTCAGCAACACAGAACGTGGTGTAACTATCAACATAATCGGCGAAGACGCCGATATTAAAGAGTTTCTGCATACCCTTTCCCATAATCCTCCACCTCTCTCCACCATCACCGATATTTCCGAACAACCATGTTCACCTGATCCCATTCCAGGTACGTTCACAATTACCACAAGTTTATCCGGTGGTGAAGCAACCACGTCCATCCCTCCTGACGTCGCTCTCTGCCGTGACTGTCTGGCTGAACTGAACGACAGCAGGGACAGGCGCCACAATTATCCATTTATTAACTGCACCAACTGTGGTCCACGCTTCAGTATCATAGAAACAATCCCTTATGATCGGCCGAAAACATCCATGAAATCCTTCCCCATGTGTACACCCTGCAAGAACGAGTACCATGATCCGGCCGACCGACGATTTCACGCCCAACCCAACGCCTGCCACTCCTGCGGGCCCGGCATATCATGGCATGACAGGGACGGGAACTCCATTGCAACGGATAATATTCTCAACACAGCGGCCCGGGCTCTTGCGGCAGACCGGGTTGTTGCCCTGCGCGGACTCGGCGGTTTTCATCTGGTGGTCAACGGATATTCAACCAGAGCAGTTGATATTCTCCGACAGCGCAAGAAAAGACCGGACAAGCCCCTGGCGATCATGGTGTCTGATATCCGGGTTCTTAGCGATTTCTGTTACTGCAGTGAATCTGAAAAAAAACTCCTTCTCTCTCCCGCCCACCCTGTAGTTCTTCTCAGGAAAAAGAACAATGGAAAACTGGCGGAAAACCTGGCTCCAGGTATTGGCGAGATCGGTGTCATGCTGCCATATACGCCGCTCCATCACCTTCTTTTTAACGCCGAATCCTGCCCGCCGGTCCTTGTCATGACCTCGGGCAACGAGAGCGGCACTCCGATCTGCACTGCGAACAGGGACGCCCTCCATCGCCTGTCATCCATCGCTGATTATTTCCTCCTCCACAATCGAGACATCGTCACCAGGGTTGATGATTCAGTGGCTAAAATTATCGGGGGCAGACAAATGATCTTCAGAAGGGCTCGCGGTTATGTTCCGGAACCACTTCATATCCCCTGGCAACTACCGAAAATTCTCGCCTGCGGCGGTGGCCTGAAAAGCACTTTCTGCCTCGGACGCAATCACACCTGCTACCTGAGCCAACATATTGGAGATCTACACAACCTTGAATCCTATGAGTTTTTTCTCGAATCCATTGACCACTTCAAACGTCTCTTTCAGCTGGAACCTGAAGCAGTCGCCTGTGATCTTCACCCTGACTACATGAGCAGTCTTCATGCCGAAAAGCTCAAACTTCCCCTGTACCGCATTCAACATCACCATGCCCATGCCGTAGCCGTCATGGGAGAACACGGTCTTTCGAGTCCCGTGCTGGCTATTGTCATGGATGGAACAGGATATGGTCCTGATGGCACCATATGGGGAGGAGAGATACTCCAGGTCGAACTGACCTCATACAGACGTCTCGGCCATCTCGGCAGACTCCATCTCCCCGGTGGAGACAGGGCAGCAACCGAGCCTTGGAGAATGGGTCTTTCCGCTCTTTTTAATACCTACGGTGAAAAGGGTCTGACCTGTGAAAATCTTCCAGCACCATTAAAACATATCAATGACGCCAGTCTTGAGACATTACGCACAATGATGTGCAAAAACATCAATTCTCCACTCACATCCAGCTGCGGCCGACTCTTCGATGCCATAGCCTCAATTCTCGGCATCACCCAGTATATTTCCTACGAAGGACAGGCCGCAATGGAGCTTGAAGCTTTGGCTGAAAAAGCATTAACATCACCCATTAAAAAACTGTTTCCGCCTAACATGCACAATTTTATTTCACCATTTCTCTATGAAAAAGAGGGAAAATGGGAGATATGTTCCACGGAATTTGTTAAAATGCTTATTACAGGTCTGGCAGGGGGAAAAAGCAGGGCAGATCTGGCTCTGCAATTCCACCTTGAACTTGTGAAAGCCCTTGCCGGACTGACCCGGATTCTCTCCTCGAAGACCGGCATCAGGCAGGTCGTACTTGCGGGAGGATGCATGCAGAACAGTCTGCTTTTCGAGGGATTATCTTCTGCATTACACTCGTCTGGACTTGAAACTTACACCGGAGAAAAACTCCCCGTAAATGACGGGGCTATTTCTTTTGGTCAGATTATAACCGGAGGTCTGCAGCATGTGTCTAGCCATACCCATGAGGGTCACCAGGGTTGA
- a CDS encoding hydrogenase small subunit: MADTVNKTLDPQLDRRGFLKGCTMAAAALGLSETMIPKLVEAAATAERPRVIWLHFQECTGCTESLLRASHPDLARLILDIISLDYHETVMAAAGHQAEHNLLETVEKHPFILVVEGAIPTKDGGIYCKIAGKTAMDILAEVAPKASAIIAIGTCAAFGGVQAAAPNPTGAVGVQDLVSGKPIVNIPGCPPNPINFLGTVLHYLTFKRLPALDSLNRPLFGYGRRIHDHCERRAHFDEGRFVEQFGDEFHKLGYCLYKVGCKGPETFANCPAVRFNDVDVWPVSVGHGCAGCTEPGFWDSMTPFYERLPMVKIPAAGIVKDADRIGKTVLGVTAAAVGVHAAVGIGKRLVKGKNGEKE; the protein is encoded by the coding sequence ATGGCAGACACGGTAAACAAAACTCTGGATCCGCAACTCGACAGACGCGGCTTCCTCAAGGGATGTACAATGGCTGCAGCAGCTTTAGGGCTATCTGAGACTATGATTCCAAAGCTTGTAGAAGCTGCAGCCACCGCAGAACGACCAAGGGTTATCTGGCTGCATTTCCAGGAGTGCACAGGATGTACAGAGAGTTTGCTCCGCGCTTCCCATCCGGATCTTGCTCGTCTCATACTCGATATTATTTCTCTGGATTACCACGAAACCGTTATGGCCGCCGCCGGCCACCAGGCTGAACATAACCTGCTTGAAACGGTTGAAAAACACCCTTTTATTCTTGTAGTTGAAGGTGCAATCCCCACAAAAGATGGTGGTATTTATTGTAAAATAGCAGGGAAAACCGCCATGGACATTCTCGCGGAGGTTGCGCCCAAGGCATCTGCCATTATCGCCATAGGAACCTGTGCTGCCTTCGGTGGTGTGCAGGCAGCAGCACCAAACCCGACCGGGGCAGTCGGCGTTCAGGATCTTGTCAGCGGCAAACCGATTGTCAATATTCCCGGATGCCCACCCAATCCAATTAACTTTCTCGGCACTGTATTACACTATCTGACTTTTAAACGGCTTCCTGCTCTTGACAGCCTGAACCGTCCGCTGTTTGGTTACGGTCGCAGAATTCATGACCATTGCGAGAGAAGAGCACATTTTGATGAAGGCCGTTTCGTGGAACAGTTTGGCGATGAATTCCATAAACTTGGCTACTGCCTCTACAAAGTAGGTTGCAAGGGCCCTGAAACTTTTGCCAATTGTCCAGCCGTCAGATTCAATGATGTTGATGTATGGCCTGTCAGTGTCGGCCATGGCTGTGCAGGTTGCACCGAGCCAGGATTCTGGGATTCCATGACTCCATTCTATGAGAGACTGCCAATGGTTAAAATTCCCGCTGCCGGCATCGTCAAAGATGCGGACAGAATCGGCAAGACAGTTCTGGGTGTCACAGCTGCAGCTGTAGGTGTACACGCCGCTGTCGGAATTGGAAAACGGTTGGTAAAAGGAAAAAACGGTGAAAAAGAATAA
- a CDS encoding HypC/HybG/HupF family hydrogenase formation chaperone, whose protein sequence is MCLAIPMRVTRVEGDPDDFTISQVATVDADGISKEVRLDIVDHWPNVGDYVIVHAGFAIHTLVEEEAKKNIALLKELADSMPQELLT, encoded by the coding sequence ATGTGTCTAGCCATACCCATGAGGGTCACCAGGGTTGAAGGTGATCCCGATGATTTCACCATCAGTCAAGTGGCAACGGTCGATGCCGATGGAATAAGCAAAGAGGTCCGCCTGGATATTGTTGACCACTGGCCCAATGTCGGTGATTATGTCATTGTCCATGCAGGGTTTGCCATACATACCCTGGTGGAAGAAGAAGCAAAAAAAAATATAGCCCTGTTAAAAGAGCTTGCCGATTCCATGCCACAGGAACTTCTCACCTGA
- the cybH gene encoding Ni/Fe-hydrogenase, b-type cytochrome subunit: MATYEKHYCWSILLRLFHWMFALSIVFLVVTGFYIAGPWTNTMVEGSAAWPMAYMRYIHYIAAYTFSSAVAIRLFLYFFGNAQERIWDILPISKRNINNLFKTLLLYSYVSDEHDERLGHNIMAGTSYLITFFAALFMILSGFFMLYPEAAFWQGWGVTVFGSQQWARFTHHLIMWWFLIFPVIHIYLCVWNDIKGPEGLISSIFTGVKFKHKA; this comes from the coding sequence ATGGCAACCTACGAAAAACATTACTGCTGGAGCATACTGCTTCGGCTCTTCCACTGGATGTTTGCACTGTCCATCGTTTTCTTGGTAGTGACAGGGTTTTACATCGCAGGACCATGGACGAATACCATGGTTGAGGGAAGTGCCGCCTGGCCCATGGCCTATATGCGGTACATCCATTATATCGCTGCGTATACATTTTCATCCGCAGTGGCAATTCGACTGTTTCTTTATTTTTTCGGAAACGCCCAGGAAAGGATTTGGGACATCCTACCCATTTCCAAACGAAACATTAACAATCTGTTCAAAACGCTTCTGCTCTACAGCTATGTCAGCGATGAACATGATGAACGGCTCGGCCATAACATCATGGCGGGAACCTCTTACCTGATCACTTTCTTTGCGGCACTCTTCATGATTCTGAGCGGTTTTTTCATGCTCTATCCTGAAGCCGCGTTCTGGCAGGGTTGGGGAGTGACGGTTTTCGGTTCCCAGCAATGGGCCCGTTTCACCCATCATCTCATCATGTGGTGGTTCCTGATCTTTCCGGTAATCCATATCTACCTCTGTGTCTGGAACGACATCAAAGGTCCGGAGGGACTGATATCCTCCATTTTTACCGGTGTCAAATTCAAGCACAAGGCATAA
- a CDS encoding NAD(P)H-dependent flavin oxidoreductase, whose protein sequence is MKLPSLKIGKFTASFPLIQGGMSIRVSTSALAAPVADCGGIGVIGGSGLPPEELHEDITKAKKNTDGVVAVNIMYAMKDFYNLVISSIDAGIDMIITGAGFSRDIFKIGREHNTPIVMIVSSAPLAKLAEKLGASAVIVEAKEAGGHLGTDKPLREIFPPIRDVIKKIPLIAAGGITNGYEMAEMMDKYGADGVQIASRFILSEECDIADEYKQAYLNAKKEDIVLTSSPVGLPGRALNNPFVKAMNEGADVSTKKCPHLCLKKCDHHYCINERLMLARNGNIKDGLIFSGENTYKMNSILSVAEIFRQFKKQAEEVYREGCGFSPAV, encoded by the coding sequence ATGAAATTACCTTCACTTAAAATCGGCAAGTTCACCGCTTCTTTTCCACTTATCCAGGGAGGCATGTCCATTCGGGTTTCCACCTCAGCTCTGGCCGCCCCTGTTGCTGACTGTGGTGGAATAGGCGTAATCGGTGGCTCAGGCCTGCCCCCTGAAGAACTGCATGAGGATATCACAAAGGCCAAAAAAAACACTGACGGTGTTGTCGCCGTAAATATCATGTATGCCATGAAAGATTTCTACAATCTTGTCATCAGTTCCATTGATGCCGGCATTGACATGATTATCACCGGTGCCGGCTTTTCCCGTGATATTTTTAAAATCGGCCGCGAACATAACACACCGATCGTTATGATCGTTTCATCTGCTCCTCTTGCAAAACTCGCTGAAAAACTCGGGGCGTCCGCCGTGATAGTCGAAGCCAAAGAGGCCGGCGGCCACCTGGGAACCGACAAGCCACTGAGGGAGATTTTTCCTCCTATCCGGGATGTGATTAAAAAGATTCCTCTTATTGCGGCAGGAGGAATTACCAATGGATATGAAATGGCTGAAATGATGGACAAGTATGGCGCAGACGGGGTTCAGATTGCCTCCAGATTTATTCTCAGTGAAGAGTGCGATATCGCCGACGAATATAAACAGGCTTATCTGAATGCAAAAAAAGAAGATATCGTTCTCACTTCAAGCCCTGTTGGTCTTCCCGGCCGGGCCCTGAACAACCCTTTTGTCAAGGCAATGAACGAGGGCGCCGATGTCAGCACTAAAAAATGCCCCCACCTCTGCCTGAAAAAATGTGACCATCATTACTGCATCAATGAACGACTGATGCTGGCCCGCAACGGCAATATAAAAGACGGACTTATTTTTTCCGGAGAAAATACTTACAAGATGAACTCAATTCTTTCGGTTGCTGAAATTTTCCGACAATTCAAAAAACAGGCAGAGGAAGTCTACAGGGAAGGATGCGGATTCAGTCCTGCAGTTTAG
- the hypD gene encoding hydrogenase formation protein HypD, whose product MKYLDEYRDSSLARPLVEALKTSVTKPLRIMEVCGSHTMAIFRNGIRSILPRGMELISGPGCPVCVTSSAHMDAFISMADEPGVRLAIFGDLFRVPGSNGSLAEASSRGAKVNIVYSPMDGLEIARKNPDEHVVFLGVGFETTTPTIAATILAAKNQQITNFTVFSTQKTMLPPMRALLDDPNLKIDGLICPGHVSSIIGSSVWEPLADEYGLACVVGGFETADLLKSLILLARQVGEGRPRVENVYPRAVSPEGNLRARQMVEEIFEPADMEWRGLGILPGSGLKIRDKYCEFDAESRFDIRLQAVEEPKGCKCGEILKGICSPRECPLFDSRCTPANPIGPCMVSSEGTCAAYYKYGRE is encoded by the coding sequence ATGAAATACCTTGATGAATACCGTGATTCCTCCCTGGCCCGCCCTCTTGTGGAGGCCTTGAAAACATCGGTCACAAAACCCCTGCGGATCATGGAAGTCTGCGGTTCCCATACCATGGCGATCTTTCGTAACGGCATCCGCTCCATCCTGCCCCGGGGCATGGAACTGATATCGGGTCCCGGCTGCCCTGTCTGTGTCACCTCCTCTGCCCATATGGATGCCTTTATCTCCATGGCAGACGAACCCGGGGTGAGACTGGCGATCTTCGGAGATCTTTTCCGGGTGCCGGGCAGCAATGGCTCCCTGGCTGAAGCCAGTTCCAGAGGAGCAAAAGTAAATATTGTCTATTCTCCCATGGACGGCCTTGAAATTGCCAGGAAAAACCCTGATGAACATGTGGTCTTTCTCGGGGTCGGTTTTGAAACAACCACCCCGACCATCGCCGCCACTATTCTTGCCGCAAAAAACCAACAAATTACTAATTTTACAGTTTTTTCCACCCAGAAGACCATGCTTCCTCCCATGAGGGCACTGCTTGATGACCCGAACCTGAAAATCGACGGTCTCATCTGTCCCGGCCACGTTTCCTCGATAATCGGCTCCTCAGTGTGGGAACCCCTGGCGGATGAATATGGTCTCGCCTGTGTTGTAGGCGGTTTTGAAACCGCGGATCTCCTCAAGAGCCTTATCCTCCTTGCCCGCCAGGTGGGAGAAGGCAGACCAAGGGTCGAAAATGTATACCCCAGGGCGGTATCACCTGAAGGAAACCTCAGGGCCAGACAGATGGTGGAAGAGATTTTTGAACCTGCCGACATGGAATGGCGTGGCCTCGGAATACTTCCCGGCAGTGGCCTGAAAATCAGGGACAAATATTGTGAATTTGACGCGGAGTCACGTTTTGATATCCGGCTTCAGGCTGTAGAGGAGCCAAAGGGATGCAAATGCGGAGAAATATTAAAAGGAATATGCAGTCCCAGGGAGTGTCCTCTTTTTGACAGCCGCTGTACTCCGGCAAACCCGATCGGCCCCTGCATGGTCTCCAGCGAGGGGACATGTGCGGCCTATTATAAATATGGCAGAGAATAA